The Ictalurus punctatus breed USDA103 chromosome 6, Coco_2.0, whole genome shotgun sequence DNA segment AAAAGTGCATGTGCCTATTGTTTTGGATCAAGAGTGGGCAGTGGGAGGGCTAATGGCTTTCTACACTGAATATGCAAAAGAAGTTGTTCACAGGTCAGCCCAGATAACCTCATCAGGGTCATGGTCCCAACAGAAGCGTAAAACTTCTGAACTGATTCCCAGTGAAACATGTTCAGATATAGAAAAAAATCCTTtcaggtttcccagcagaggTTCGAATGCTGAAGAGTAGGTCTGAATTTCTGTTTGCCAGATGATGGGTGAAAACTAGTCATTGTAGACAATTCTGAACAGACGCACAGTGAAGCAGGTTTAGACATTGGCCCATGCAGAGACAGGTATTTTCAGTAGCTGTGGACGAGTGGTTAAGGGAAGGACTAGAAATCAATTGGGGTCTCCCCGCTGAACTTGAAGCACGTGTTAATTGCAGTGAACTTGAAATTTATTGAGGGAGAATGCACACACTGTATAAGACTGTATTATCTCTTTGTCAGAGTAAATGAAGAGTCGGCCCAATTGCCTTCTGCCTTTTTATTTGgttaaaagtaaacacacaatgcagacAACAACAtttcttagggagtttttcctcgccaccagCTCGCTCAATTCGGatacattcacacatttaaaatctgtatcccgtggcttatgtttctgtaaagctgctttgagacaatgtccattctaaaaagcgctatacaaataaaattgaattgaactgaactgaacaaccAATTACCCTCACATTAGggagtgatggtcaggtgtccacatacttttggccataaagtgcccttttcacattatctcaggggttcccaaattaGGGGTCATGGGGTTAATTGGTTTACATGGTTTAGTTTGGGAAGCCCTGAGATCATGTGTAAGGAGCATCTATGTTGGATGTAACTATGTAGCTAGATAAGTATGAATTAATTTGATAATGGACAACTGACAGTAAAGTAGTTTTTCACAAGAAGACTTATTTACTCTTGCCTGAGTTATTTCTTGATCACTACTTTTAGTAAGTAAATTATTAAAACAGTAGCAGTACTCTTTACACCACTGGAGAATacagaataaaatagaatatatatatatatttttagaggATAGGAAGGGAAGGCGCCGCAAGTCACGTCATTGGGAATCTACTTTCGGTATCGGCGGTGACGTCATGACCAGCTCCCAGCTCTGCCCTTATTTGACTTTAGCGAGTTCCACTTTGACTGACAGCACGCGCTGCACGACGAACAGCTGTTAAAACTCCTTATATGGTCAGAGCGGATGTTGGTGCTCCCGCTATTATCGTCCCGTGCAGCAACAATCTTCTGCAGTCGTTTTTCTTTTACAGTATATGCACAGTAGTGTGTTATATTCTTATATTTTAagcattatttaatgtttaacacAAAGTTAATACGCTAAGGAAATGTTAAAATAGTATAAgagctgtttgtgtgttagcGCGAGGACGTGTTTCCACTCGGACTGAAATAAGCAGCGCTCTCTCCGTCTTTCCGTGTGGAGGAACAGCTCCAGCAGCGCGCCGTGAAAACATGcaggtttgttttgtatattatttctgattaatttattttaatcgGATTAATGTAGGTGATACATAAAGCGCTTTCTGTTTGTTCATGGTTGTGTTAGACTTGTGTGTTGGGCGTCTTGAATTAACCGGTTAAACACACGGCAAAGCCATGTTACAATcctgcaatctctctctctgtctctgtctctgtctctctctctctctctctctctctctgtctgtctgtctctctctgtctctatctctctctctctgtctgtctgtctctctctctgtctctatctgtctctatctctctctctctctctctctctctctgtctgtctctatgtctgtctgtctctctctctctctctgtctctctgtgtgtgtgtgtgtgtgtgtgtgtgtgtgtgtgtgtgtgtgtatgtatgtctcTCAcactaaatgtttttaatgaagcAGGTTACAATCCTCTGCACGTCAGAGGGAGTAACATCTCCAGTCCTCAGTAGAATATGGGAGCCATGGTTTGTGTCTGTAGTGACCCAGAATAATCCCAACCCTCTCCACTCTAGGACCCAAATGAAGACACCGAGTGGAATGACATCCTCAGGAAGAAGGGCATCCTTCCTCCTAAAGAGACGCcaaaggaagaggaggaggcgGAGGAGGAGCAGATCATTCAGCAACAGTCCATTGGTGAGACTTTACAACAGAAAGTcagaaagtgaaatatttaaaatgaaccTGGATTAGATTATTAAAACTACACCTGTTGTTTCCTGCAGTAAAAACCTATGAGAATATGACTctggaggagctggaggagaACGAGGATGAGTTCGGCGAGGAGGACGAGATCGCCATCGAGATGTACAGGTGAACGTTTCACCTGTAAATAGTTCTGCTTTATAATGGCTCCTTAAAAGTGCCTTAGGTAAGATTTgcctggggtttttttttgttttgtttttttaatgttattttatttattgttttttttataagaagATTAGTGCTGGGTCTTAATTTGCCTTATATCCACGGTGTCTAAATCGTATCCGAGATGAGAATTAGTATGTTCCGAATCGTAGTGTGTTGAAATGAAGATCCCGAAGGAATGCAGATGGTCGACTGGTTCTGGTAGATCTTTGCTGTatggatccgtggacactttcagctaatattacccacaattccttgcccTGCGGAGGGAGgaggatttttatgattttctttctgaattcaaggatgcattttagagaggtgtaaaagATATAAGGGATAATGAATAAAGAAGAATACATTCTTTTAGTACAAGTATGCCAATTGGGACGCAACATACATCTCCAATGGTTAGGTAAGTTCGATATTTGAATGGTTCCCGCCCATGTTCATGAAGCTCCGCCACCAGGATCTATGGCGGTCTATAGTGTctctaaaatgattgacaggaagCCTATACAACCACAAATGAGCTTTCTGCATCGATTTCCAAACAGGTTTTCTTACAAGCTTACTACATCCtgctatgttttatttatttatttaacataataaATGTATGTTAATACGTTCTACATATCTTCCatgttatttgtacaagtgagGAATAAAAGTAATCGACTTCTGCATTATTAAGTCTTGTGCAACTTGTTTGCTCACTAAAGTAAAGTTAAATAAGGAAATCTGAAAGAGAAGTAaatctgctaaaaaaaaaaaaggcttaattTGGTGTTGGGCCACACTGTGGCGCTGTTTACCCAATACTTAACATTCCTCAGGTCCTCGGGTTTCACAACAAATTTGGGATTTTTACTGAACGCTCACATCAGTTACTGTTTAGCGTTTTTATTCTGagtcattttccttttttagtGTTTTGTCCAAAAGTGCTTACTTTTCTGTAAACCAAACATGTAAACGCTACGAAAACAGTAATGAAGACCAaatactttaataaatacaataaacactTTAACTAGCTGAACAGTTcagttgattttattatttatttcaaatgttgcataagtattcacagctctGAACTTTTCCCCATGTTACGCAATGAAATGGCCTTAGCTGGGATTTTATGCTGATTTTCCATAATGTTCTGTCCATGAACAGGTGTAGCGTAGCGTAGCGTAGCGGTGTGCTGTAGCCCCATGTCTGGGTGGATTGGTACGCTACGGTTGAACAGTCCTTATTCACACCTCTTTATCTGTTTGAGTGGCAGCAGCCTGAGAGTCTTAGACAGAGGGCTGTCAATCAAACATACTCATTAGGATATCGGGCATCTTCTTACGTTTAAATATGAAGATAGAAATAGTgtagaatattaaatattgaagATAATGCACATTTTACTTTCATAGTATTAAATATTTCTgaattctaaaaccttctgtttatttacttcctattttaaatgaggaaaaaagGTTGTTCAATGTGGTCTCGGACGTTTGCGCCCGCTGTATCTGTACTGTACCACTGATCTACACTGTGCTTTGTCACGTCTCAGGCAGAAGAGGCTCGCCGAGTGGAAAGCAAAGCAGTTGAAGAACGTATTCGGCGAACTGAACGAGATTTCAGGTCAAGACTACGTTCAGGAAGTGACCAAGGCAGGGGCCAGCATCTGGGTGGTGCTGCACCTCTACAAACcagggtagtgtgtgtgtgtgtgtgtgtgtgtgtgtgtgtgtgtgcacttgttTTGTAGGTCAAGACATCTAATAGTTTATATGTTCGGTGCACTATTGTAATTAGTAATTATATTGAGtatgtaataattattattataattgtaatTTTCTCAGCATCCCCTTGTGCACGCTGATCAATCAGCACTTGTCCTCTTTGGCACGGAAGTTTCCAGACACTAAGTTCCTGAAGTCGATCTCCACGACGTGCATCGCTAATTATCCGGACAGAAACCTGCCCACCATCTTTGTTTACCACGAGGGGGAGATGAAGGCGCAGTTCATCGGACCGCTGGTGTTCGGAGGAATGAACCTCacgtgtgatggtgtgtgtgtgtgtgtgtgtgtgtgtgtgtgtgtgtgtgggttaatTGACCCTCCTGCTTTCAGTCAGGATTAAGAAAAGTAATATGGTTCTGTTCCTCAGAGCTGGAATGGCGTTTGGCCGAATCCGGCGCTGTGAAAACGGACTTGGAGGAGAATCCGAGGAAACAGATCCAGGACCAGCTGATTTCATCCATCCGCTGCTCAGCACCGCACCGCAAGGACAGCGACGAATCTGATGACGACTGATCggtgcagttttttttctttcaggctcatttttggacttttttttggTTCTCAAGGACTTCTGGTTAAAAACATCAAAGTCTGTGTTCCAATACTGTTTTCAACACAGCCATTCTGACTTCCCTTCAAAAGTCCGAAAGTGCATGTAACTCTTCCCTTCTAAACGTTCTGCGCTCCAGCTGATCGAAGCGCCCTTATGTCGGCTGTGTGGGGTCATCCGAGGGCAGGTGAAGGGGTGGTGcttgttttaaaaacagaactggAACACACGACTGATCATTTTTATAACCTGCTCATAATAAAGGGATCGGCTCCCTCTAGTGTTAAAGATTTAAATCTTCAGCGACTCCTAAAacaatatttagatttttaagcTGTTAAAGCCATTTTATAAGTAGTACGTATTCTTATTTATGCCATAACATTTTTGTATAGGACATGTTCCTGATGGCCATCATAAAAAGAATAACCTGTAGATTtatgctgtttttgtttgattactGTTTTAcaccctacacactacactTATTTTaaccatacagtatatttgttttatttaaaaagagataTAGATTTCATTGTAACGTTAGATAGACTCGTGAGCTCTGATAAGTGCAGCAGCGACACACAACACTGGagatatatatatcacacacgaGTGgctgtgagagagcgagagaactCAAACGCACAACACGGGTGAGATTGAGTTTATTTACAGAATCGGTGAGTTTACAGTCCACGTGGTGTTACCATCCTCCTGCACATCCAGTCAGCTCTGGGTATACAAACAGATAGAAAAATAAACGTTATTTAAACAggaggacacgtacacacctaaCAGTGTTAAATCTGCACTCATGCACTAACGCCTGGGTCCTGCTCTCCTCTATAGAGTAATGTGTTCTCGTCCCTCCTGTCAGAGGACCTGCTGACACAGAGCGGAGACGACTGGAAGATCTGGAGAAGGATTCAGGCGAGAGGGAAGGAGGAGTGAAGACTTTAATATTTGTAACCTGAGGAACCTGCGCTGTTTCAGAGTAATGTGTCTTTAACGTTCGAGCTGGAGTTTATTGAACTTTAGTGATGAGTTGGAGGTAAACCCAGGTTCTCCAGGAGCTGAGGATGGGCAGTGTCATGCAGGCCTTCCCACGTTTAT contains these protein-coding regions:
- the pdcl3 gene encoding phosducin-like protein 3; amino-acid sequence: MQDPNEDTEWNDILRKKGILPPKETPKEEEEAEEEQIIQQQSIVKTYENMTLEELEENEDEFGEEDEIAIEMYRQKRLAEWKAKQLKNVFGELNEISGQDYVQEVTKAGASIWVVLHLYKPGIPLCTLINQHLSSLARKFPDTKFLKSISTTCIANYPDRNLPTIFVYHEGEMKAQFIGPLVFGGMNLTCDELEWRLAESGAVKTDLEENPRKQIQDQLISSIRCSAPHRKDSDESDDD